The Streptomyces sp. NBC_00102 genome segment CGGCAGCCGTTCTCCCCCGAAGACCGCGGTGGTCGCCTCGTCCCCCCCGAGTGCGGCCACCGCGAGCAGCAGTGATCCGGCGGTCCAGGAGGTGAGTTCCTCGGGCCAGAAGGCGCGTTCGCCCTCGAAGACGTATCCGGTCCAGTAGAGGCCGCCGGGTTCGCGCAGATGCTGGATGGACTGGAGGATCTCCAGCGCCCGGTCGGACTCGCCCATCGCCCAGAGCGTCAGGGCGAGTTCGCAGCTCTCGCCGCCGGTGACCCAGGGGTTGGGCAGTACGCAGCGCACACCGAGGCCGGGTACGACGAACTCGTCCCAGCGCTCGGCCATGCGCTGCTGGGCCGCCGCGCCGGTGATCGCGCCGCCGAGGACCGGGTAGTACCAGTCCATCGAGTAGCGGCCCTTGTCCAGGAAGCGTTCCGGGTGCGCGACGATGGCGTGGGCCAGCGCTCCGGTGGCCAACTCCCAGTCGGGCTGGGGTTCTTCGCGCCGCTCCGCGAGGGCGAGGGCGCAGCGCAGGGCGTGGTGGACCGAGGAGGATCCGGTCAGCAGCGCGTCGGTGACGGGGGTGCCGTCCTCCTCGCGCTTCCACCCGATCTGACCGCCGGGCTGCTGGAGGCCGAGGACGAACTCGACCGCGGCGAAGACCATCGGCCACATCCGGTCGACGAACGCGTCGTCCCCGGTGGCGAGGTAGTGGTGCCAGACGCCGACGGCCACGTAGGCGCAGAAGTTGGACTCCCGGCCGCGGTCGGTGGGGCGTTCCGGGTCGCCGTCGTGGTAGGCGGCGTACCAGGAGCCGTCCTGATTCTGACTGCGGGCCAGCCACTCGTACGCGCGCTCGGCGGCCTCGTGTTCGCCGGCCGCGTCGAGGGCCATGGCCGCCTCGGTGTGGTCCCACGGGTCCAGGTGGTGGCCGCGGAACCAGGGCAGCGCGCCGTCCTCGCACTGGGTGCCGAGCAGTGCGGTGACGGTCGCGGATGCCTGATCCGGCGTCAGAACGCCGGGCAGGACGAGGTGTTCGGTCCGTTCGGGGAGGGTCACGCCTCTGCCTTCGGGAGGTGCGGCTTCGTCGCGTACGCCACGAAGCTCTTTCCGACGACCGGGTTGAGCAGCTGCTCGGCGACCCGGGTCACCGCGGGCTTCTTCATGATGTCCCACACCAGCAGCTTG includes the following:
- a CDS encoding prenyltransferase — its product is MTLPERTEHLVLPGVLTPDQASATVTALLGTQCEDGALPWFRGHHLDPWDHTEAAMALDAAGEHEAAERAYEWLARSQNQDGSWYAAYHDGDPERPTDRGRESNFCAYVAVGVWHHYLATGDDAFVDRMWPMVFAAVEFVLGLQQPGGQIGWKREEDGTPVTDALLTGSSSVHHALRCALALAERREEPQPDWELATGALAHAIVAHPERFLDKGRYSMDWYYPVLGGAITGAAAQQRMAERWDEFVVPGLGVRCVLPNPWVTGGESCELALTLWAMGESDRALEILQSIQHLREPGGLYWTGYVFEGERAFWPEELTSWTAGSLLLAVAALGGDEATTAVFGGERLPRGLEPDCCS